GCAACTCTCAGGCGCGAAAGGGGCGTCTTCACCCGGCGGCAGCGCCCAACGGGCGACGCATTTCATGCGGTTGCTTTGCGTATCCAGCAGATACAACCGCCCGCCCATATCGGGGATAATTTTCGGCGCAAACCGGCTAATCACCCGAACGATGGCATGATGCGTCTCACAGCCCTGCAAACGCTGCGTCATGCGCGCCAGTAACGTGCGTGTTGCCCACTCGGCATCGCGCTCATGCTCCAGCCGCTGGCGGGCGAGGCCATTTTCACGAAACACGTGGATCGCCTGCGCCATATCGCCAATTTCATCCACCTGTGCCAGCACCGGCGCTTCAACGTTGTAATCCTGCGTCGCCAGGCGGTTCACCACATCGCTGAGCGTGACCACCGGGCGCAAAATTCGGTGTTTGATAATAAAGCCGAGGACAAACAAAAATAGCAGGGCAGTCAGCCCGACCATGAATTCTGACAGCGTGCGCAGGCGCAAGGAGAGCTCGGTCGCTTCAGCAATGGCATGTTGTGTGCGCTGATCGGACAGGCTGCGAAAGTGGGCAAAGCGGTATTCCGTCTCAGAGAGCCGCTCTTCATAGCTGGCGCCGAACAGCAGGTTCATCGCTTCATCGGTTTTGCCTGCTTCCACATCCGCCAGCGCAATACGCTGCTCATCCACTAGCTGATCGAGGGTGGAAAGGCCATCGCGCAGAATAAGCAACTCTTCATCAGTTGCGCCGGTATCACGCAGGGCGGCCAGCCGGTTTTCCAGGCTGATGTCTTGTTCCGCGCGGGTTTTCCAGCTCTGAATCGTTTCCGGCAGCCTTTTAATGACGGCTTCGCGCGCCAGTTCCGTTAGCGCCCAGGCTTCTTTTTCAAGCTCATCGGTGAGCGTGTCTATCTGGCGGCTTAGCGCTACCGCCGTACGCTCATTACGTTCTGCGTTCGACGCCATAAATAACGCGACGCCGGAACTGAGCGTTAACACTACCGTGGCGATATAAGCAAAATTCGTTATCGTCGCGATCCGCACAGGAATCCCTTTTATTTATCGAGAACAGATATCTTTTCAGTGTAGACATTCCTTAAAAATCAACGCGCAATATTAGCGTCATTTCTTCGTCACAAAGCCTGCCTATAGTCAGCCGCAATCAAATCCCAAAGAGGATAACAACATGTTTGCTCCCCTGACTTCTGTTCAGGTGAGTGCGATGAACGGCTTCCTGTCGCAGGAGGGCGTTGATGGACGCATTCACTGACATCCGGCTCCAGGGCGTTTCTTACGCCTTCGGCGCGCATACCGTTCTCAGGCATATCGATTTGCATATTCAGCCCGGCACGATTATTGCGCTGCTTGGCCCGTCGGGCTGCGGCAAAAGTACTCTGCTGCGCCTGCTCGCAGGTCTGGCGCAACCGGCAGACGGCGAAATCTGGTTTGGCTCGCGCCTGGTGGCGAAAGCCGGCTGGTCGCTGCCGCCCGAAACGCGCGATATCGGCATGGTCTTCCAGGATTACGCCCTCTGGCCGCATATGAGCGTGGCGCAAAACGTCGCCTTTCCGCTGAAGATGCGCAATGTGCCGCGCGCTGAGCGCGAGCGGCGCGTGATGCAGGCGCTGGCAAGAGTCGGGCTGGCGGAGTTCGCCCAGCGTAAACCGTCCGGTTTATCCGGCGGGCAGCAGCAACGCGTAGCGCTGGCGCGGGCGATTGTCGCTGAACCCGGCGTGCTGCTGTTTGATGAGCCGCTCTCCAATCTCGATAGCGCATTGCGCGAATCTTTATGTCATGAGATGGCGCGCCTGCTGCGCCAGCTTGGTACGACCGCCGTGTATGTCACCCACGATCGCCGCGAAGCGGAAATGCTTGCCGACCGCATTGTGCATTTAGCCTCCGGCTGCGTGGAGTCTGTCCGAACCGTTACTTCATCCTCAGGGGAAACTGCATGAAAGCCTTATTGTCCGTGAAAAAAGGAGTCGCTTTAGCCATGGCGCTGTCGTCGATGATGTTCTCCAGCGCGCACGCGCTTACCGTTTACACCGCCGGGCCGGGTACGCTTGCGAAAAGTCTTGCCAGTGGCTTTGAGCGAAAAACCGGCGTCAACGTCAATATCTTCCAGGCCACCACCGGCAAAGTGATGGCGCGTCTGGAAGCCGAGCAGGCCAACCCGCAGGCGGATATTCTTATTTCCGCGTCGTGGGATACCGCCGAAGATTTACACAATCGCGGCTGGTTACTGCCGTTTACCAGCGCCAATGGCGAAAAAGTGCCGGATACGCTGAAAAGCGCCGACTATATTGCGCAGGGCATTTCGGCGCTGGGCATTGTCTGGAACAGCAAAAGCGGCACCCCGGAGCCGAAAGAGTGGCAGGATCTCACCTCTGCCGATTTTAAAGATAACGTCACTACGCCGGATCCGGCACTCTCTGGCGCGTCGCTCGATCTGCTGATCGGGCTGCAAAATGGCATGGGCGATAAAGCCTGGCAATTGTTCGATGCGCTGAAAAAGAACGGCATGGTGGTGAGCGGCCCGAACGCGCAGGCGGTTACGCCGGTGATGCAAGGGGCGAAAGCGGCGGTCTTTGGCGCGGTCGATTACGTCACTTACGGCAATATTGCCCAGGGTGAATCCCTGAAAGTCATTTTTCCGGCCAGCGGCACGGTGATCGCCCCGCGCCCGATGATGATCCTCAAAACCACGCAACACGCAGATGATGCCAAAGCCTTTATCGATTACGTGCTGTCGCCGGAAGGGCAAAAAATGGTCGCCGACGCCTGGCTGATGCCCGCCCGCACCGATGTCGAAGCCAAACGCCCGCTGTTTACCGAACTGAAAATATTGCCGACCCAAAGCAACGGCACCAGCGAGCGCGGCGAGGTTCTCAAGCGCTTCAGTGCACTTTTCGCTAACTAATCCCACTGCGGGGGCAACCCCGCTTTTCAGGACTTTCCCGTGAACCAGAATGTGATTGCACGGGTAACGACAGGGCTGCTGGTGATACTGGTGGCGCTGCCGTTGCTGTTTATTCTGTTGCAGGCGGTATTTCCGCACTTCAGCGCCGGGGCGTTTGACGGCGCATTCTCCGCCATTCCCGAACTGCTCTCTGATCCGCAGTTACCAGCCATGTTCAGCGGCACGCTGCAAATTGCCCTTGGCGTGGCGCTGATGAGCGCGGTGATTGGCTTACCTCTGGGCGTGGCGCGTGGGCTATTTGATTTGCCGTGCCCGAAGCTGTGGGATCTGCTGTTTCTTATTCCGTTTCTGACGCCGCCTTATATCGCCGCGTTATCGTGGATGCTGGTGCTGCAAACCCAGGGCTACCTGATGCAACTCACCGGGCTGGATCTCAACAATTTGTTATTCAGCAAAAGCGGCATTGTGCTGGTGATGACGCTGAACATTTTTCCGGTGGTGTACTTTGCCGTGTCGCGCAGTTTACTTGCCAGTGGGCAGCGGCTGGCGCAGGTGGCGCGGGTACACGGCGCCACGCCGTGGCGCGCCTTTTATCACATAACATTGCCGCTGTTGTCACCGGCGCTGGCGGCAGGCATGTTGCTGGCTTTTACGCTGGCGATAGAAGAGTACGGCGTACCTGCCGCGCTCGGTGCGCGATCCGGCGTGGTGATGTTGACCGTCGGCATTGAAGAAAAACTCGCCGACTGGCCCATCGATCTGCCTGGCGCCTCGATGCTGTCGGTGGTGCTGATTGCTATTGCCCTCGTGGGCTGGGGCTTACAGCGTAAGCTCACCGGCAACAAAGAGGTAACCAGCGTGACGGGCAAACCGACGGAGCACATCGGCGCGAAACTCGGTGTCTTTGCCGTGCCGGTCCTGCTGGTGATGGCGATTGTCGGTTTTCTGGCAGTGCTGTTGCCGGGGTTTTCAATGGTCATCACCGGGTTCAGTTCAACGCTTTCCGGCGGGCTGTCGCTGGAGAACCTCACCGTCAAACATTTCGTGGCGCTGTTTGCAACGCGGGGCGATGCGCTCCCGGCGCTCGGCACCAGTTTATCGCTGGCGTTAGCGGCGTCGCTGGTTACCGGTTTACTGGGTTTGTGCGCTGCCTGGCTGGTGGTGATGCAAAAGATAAAAGGGCGCAACATGATTGATGCGCTGTCGCTGATGCCTGCGGCACTGCCCGGCGTCGTGGTGGGCGTGGGGCTTATTCTGCTGTGGAACCGCGCGTTCTGGCCGGTTTCGCCCTATAACACGTGGGCGATTTTGCTGCTCTCTTACTGTTGCCTGTTGTTACCGTGGCCGGTGCGCTATATCGGCAGCGCGATGCGCCAGCTCGGCGGCAACCTTGAACCTGCCGCGCGGGTGCACGGAGCCAGTGCGTTTCAGGCGCTGCGTTTAATTGTGCTGCCGCTAATTTTCCCGGCGATGCTGGCCGCGATGTTAATGGTGTTCGCCATTGCCTCGCGCGAACTGGTGACCTCGCTGCTGCTGTCGCCCGCCGGGACGCAAACTGTGGCGGTGTTTATCTGGCGGCAGTTTGAACAGGGATCTGTCGGCCAGGGCATGGCAATGGCGACGTTAACGCTGGTAACCGGCCTGGTGTTGATGTTAACGGCGCTGGGGATTATGCAACGCAGCACGAAGGGATAAGGATCCTACTTCCTAAGAGTTAATAGAATCCGAAGATAGCGACTATTCGGTATCAACTTCCCGGCGTTATTGATTTACCGCAATTAATCACTTTCGTGAAACGTTTAGTTTCCCGGGCGCAAGCGAAGAGTGATTATTGAGGAAAGCAATGAACGTCAACCGCAGACAATTTTTCCGGATCTGCGCGGGCGGGATGGCAGGAACGACAGTCGCCGCATTGGGATTTGCCCCCAAAATGGCGCTGGCTCAGACGCGAAATTATAAATTACTGCGCGCGAAAGAGGTTCGAAACTCCTGTACGTACTGTTCCGTGGGTTGCGGGTTATTAATGTATAGCCTGGGCGATGGCGCGAAGAACGCCAAAGAAGCGATTTACCATATCGAAGGGGATCCGGATCATCCGGTCAGCCGTGGCGCGCTGTGCCCGAAAGGGGCGGGCCTGCTCGATTATGTCCACAGTGAAAACCGTCTGCGCTACCCGGAGTATCGCGCGCCGGGTTCTGACAAATGGCAGCGTATTAGCTGGGAAGAGGCATTTAACCGCATCGCCCGTCTGATGAAAGACGACCGCGATGCGCATTTTGTCGAAAACAACGCCGACGGTGTGAAAGTG
The nucleotide sequence above comes from Kosakonia sp. H02. Encoded proteins:
- a CDS encoding diguanylate cyclase, producing the protein MRIATITNFAYIATVVLTLSSGVALFMASNAERNERTAVALSRQIDTLTDELEKEAWALTELAREAVIKRLPETIQSWKTRAEQDISLENRLAALRDTGATDEELLILRDGLSTLDQLVDEQRIALADVEAGKTDEAMNLLFGASYEERLSETEYRFAHFRSLSDQRTQHAIAEATELSLRLRTLSEFMVGLTALLFLFVLGFIIKHRILRPVVTLSDVVNRLATQDYNVEAPVLAQVDEIGDMAQAIHVFRENGLARQRLEHERDAEWATRTLLARMTQRLQGCETHHAIVRVISRFAPKIIPDMGGRLYLLDTQSNRMKCVARWALPPGEDAPFAPESCWALKRGQLHSPGNGMVDMPCEHILPDIAARAICVPLNAQNKSIGLLTFDNYTPDKEPPYIYLELLAETLALALANQILRDTLTKKATYDPLTGLRNRYSLDETLRSMIDQAMVDSTLLSCLMLDVDYFKNLNDLHGHDAGDKVLRELARVIGDTLGDSGIAFRYGGEEFLLILPDADEMRAKMFAERLLNNVLKHPMLYESQDIGPVSVSIGLATWPRHARADNLVRAADLALYMAKEQGRGQIVVARHTG
- a CDS encoding iron ABC transporter permease, which produces MNQNVIARVTTGLLVILVALPLLFILLQAVFPHFSAGAFDGAFSAIPELLSDPQLPAMFSGTLQIALGVALMSAVIGLPLGVARGLFDLPCPKLWDLLFLIPFLTPPYIAALSWMLVLQTQGYLMQLTGLDLNNLLFSKSGIVLVMTLNIFPVVYFAVSRSLLASGQRLAQVARVHGATPWRAFYHITLPLLSPALAAGMLLAFTLAIEEYGVPAALGARSGVVMLTVGIEEKLADWPIDLPGASMLSVVLIAIALVGWGLQRKLTGNKEVTSVTGKPTEHIGAKLGVFAVPVLLVMAIVGFLAVLLPGFSMVITGFSSTLSGGLSLENLTVKHFVALFATRGDALPALGTSLSLALAASLVTGLLGLCAAWLVVMQKIKGRNMIDALSLMPAALPGVVVGVGLILLWNRAFWPVSPYNTWAILLLSYCCLLLPWPVRYIGSAMRQLGGNLEPAARVHGASAFQALRLIVLPLIFPAMLAAMLMVFAIASRELVTSLLLSPAGTQTVAVFIWRQFEQGSVGQGMAMATLTLVTGLVLMLTALGIMQRSTKG
- a CDS encoding ABC transporter substrate-binding protein, with product MKALLSVKKGVALAMALSSMMFSSAHALTVYTAGPGTLAKSLASGFERKTGVNVNIFQATTGKVMARLEAEQANPQADILISASWDTAEDLHNRGWLLPFTSANGEKVPDTLKSADYIAQGISALGIVWNSKSGTPEPKEWQDLTSADFKDNVTTPDPALSGASLDLLIGLQNGMGDKAWQLFDALKKNGMVVSGPNAQAVTPVMQGAKAAVFGAVDYVTYGNIAQGESLKVIFPASGTVIAPRPMMILKTTQHADDAKAFIDYVLSPEGQKMVADAWLMPARTDVEAKRPLFTELKILPTQSNGTSERGEVLKRFSALFAN
- a CDS encoding ABC transporter ATP-binding protein; the encoded protein is MDAFTDIRLQGVSYAFGAHTVLRHIDLHIQPGTIIALLGPSGCGKSTLLRLLAGLAQPADGEIWFGSRLVAKAGWSLPPETRDIGMVFQDYALWPHMSVAQNVAFPLKMRNVPRAERERRVMQALARVGLAEFAQRKPSGLSGGQQQRVALARAIVAEPGVLLFDEPLSNLDSALRESLCHEMARLLRQLGTTAVYVTHDRREAEMLADRIVHLASGCVESVRTVTSSSGETA